One Bdellovibrionota bacterium DNA window includes the following coding sequences:
- a CDS encoding TIGR02147 family protein, with product MKLTTNQTTNLRIELQKEFVRRRKVNANYSMRAYAKALDINQSFLSKIMNGQRSISPAIAERIVPKLKIKATAAPLFLYPYLTMDSVQYSQMAEDEVSLLSEWSHFAILELIKTKNFKSDLKWMASRLGLHNKEVQDSLERLARMKFIAIENGGITLLKPNNNWTNNVATSIARQELQKELLKKAHNAVESVEFSKRENVSLTVSITKDRLPEFKERINKLRDELDAYFQPSSDQEKFDEVYQLTIAFFPLTQELKK from the coding sequence ATGAAATTAACAACAAACCAAACAACTAATTTAAGAATAGAACTACAAAAAGAGTTCGTTCGCCGTCGCAAGGTCAATGCCAATTACTCGATGAGAGCTTACGCTAAAGCACTGGACATCAATCAGTCTTTTTTATCCAAGATAATGAATGGACAAAGATCGATCAGCCCAGCCATTGCGGAAAGAATTGTTCCAAAGCTTAAGATCAAAGCCACGGCAGCGCCTCTGTTTCTTTATCCGTATCTTACTATGGATAGTGTTCAGTACAGCCAGATGGCCGAAGATGAGGTCAGTCTTTTATCAGAGTGGTCACACTTTGCGATTCTAGAGCTGATCAAAACTAAAAATTTTAAGTCAGATCTAAAGTGGATGGCAAGTCGCTTGGGCCTTCATAATAAAGAAGTGCAAGACTCTTTGGAGCGTTTAGCTCGAATGAAGTTCATTGCAATTGAGAACGGAGGAATCACACTACTCAAGCCCAACAACAATTGGACAAACAACGTTGCAACATCAATAGCAAGGCAAGAATTACAAAAAGAACTGCTAAAAAAAGCCCATAATGCTGTGGAGTCGGTGGAGTTTTCTAAGCGCGAAAATGTTTCATTGACCGTGTCGATCACAAAGGATCGGCTGCCAGAATTTAAAGAACGTATAAATAAATTAAGAGATGAGCTCGATGCCTACTTCCAACCTTCCTCTGATCAAGAAAAGTTTGATGAGGTCTATCAGCTTACAATCGCATTTTTTCCTTTAACCCAAGAATTAAAAAAATAA
- a CDS encoding cytochrome c has protein sequence MQQSHEGLHKNFSNWDRLAIVVDKTKEPYQARFYQLPPGELKLNNLSESIPYKVRCYACHSNGPRAIRADFNSKQLNVSLKNKIQLQLWNIRIKTYGNIKSIGGKEFSEGVPFQSKMGLLSMNLNLKSCNPCHSVKGIRAPLKLEHLGTAEFLVKNKMMPPFPFQISDKDIEQIERYLK, from the coding sequence ATGCAGCAAAGCCATGAAGGGTTACACAAGAATTTTTCGAACTGGGATAGACTTGCAATCGTAGTTGATAAAACAAAAGAACCCTATCAAGCACGATTCTACCAATTGCCTCCAGGAGAACTCAAACTGAATAACCTGAGCGAATCTATCCCATACAAAGTAAGATGCTACGCTTGTCATTCTAACGGACCAAGAGCCATCAGAGCTGATTTTAATTCAAAACAATTGAATGTAAGTTTAAAAAATAAAATACAACTGCAGCTATGGAATATTCGCATTAAAACTTATGGAAATATTAAAAGCATAGGAGGAAAAGAGTTCAGTGAAGGCGTTCCCTTTCAATCAAAGATGGGCTTACTCTCTATGAACCTGAATCTAAAAAGCTGCAACCCATGTCACTCTGTAAAAGGCATCAGAGCTCCCCTTAAGTTAGAACATCTAGGAACCGCAGAATTTTTAGTGAAGAATAAAATGATGCCACCCTTTCCATTTCAGATATCCGATAAAGATATCGAGCAAATAGAGAGATATTTGAAATAA
- a CDS encoding zf-TFIIB domain-containing protein — translation MKCPACNSQLKEFTVNNIQLDACHLGCGGVWFDNRELKKFDETHEPSVNLDIQPKNVQKNPQPYSCPKCAKIKLFPRFSSVKRKVQVDECASCGGVWLDAGEISEIRNEFSTEADRTKAAEEIFNHMFDKDLAKAREKTQKELHSTKLLSNALKFVCPSWYIPGKQKGGAF, via the coding sequence ATGAAATGCCCAGCTTGTAACTCTCAGCTCAAAGAATTCACCGTAAACAATATTCAATTGGATGCCTGCCATTTAGGCTGCGGTGGAGTGTGGTTTGATAATCGAGAACTTAAAAAATTTGATGAGACTCACGAGCCATCCGTGAACTTGGATATTCAGCCCAAGAATGTACAAAAAAATCCACAACCGTACTCTTGTCCAAAATGTGCAAAGATTAAACTCTTTCCAAGATTTTCTAGTGTAAAAAGAAAAGTGCAGGTCGATGAGTGCGCGAGCTGTGGAGGAGTGTGGTTGGATGCTGGTGAAATTTCTGAAATCAGAAATGAATTCTCAACTGAGGCAGATCGCACCAAAGCGGCAGAGGAAATTTTCAATCACATGTTTGATAAGGATTTAGCCAAAGCCCGAGAGAAAACCCAAAAAGAACTTCACAGTACAAAGTTACTTTCAAATGCACTAAAATTCGTTTGTCCCTCGTGGTATATTCCAGGAAAGCAAAAAGGCGGGGCCTTTTAG
- a CDS encoding response regulator — translation MLSNNEKYILLVEDNPDDEELTIIALKKGNINNEIKVVRDGVEALEFLFSATILPQVVLLDLKLPKKKGLEVLKEIRGNEKTKKLPVVVLTSSKEEEDLIKSYHLGANSYVCKPVNMEQFTMAVQQLGLYWLVLNESLT, via the coding sequence ATGTTAAGTAACAACGAAAAATATATCCTGCTAGTAGAGGACAATCCCGACGATGAAGAATTGACAATAATTGCTTTGAAAAAAGGAAATATAAATAATGAAATAAAAGTTGTAAGAGATGGAGTAGAGGCCCTTGAATTTTTATTTTCCGCGACGATACTGCCACAGGTGGTGCTGTTGGATTTGAAACTGCCTAAGAAAAAAGGTTTAGAGGTTTTAAAAGAAATTAGAGGAAACGAGAAAACAAAAAAGCTTCCAGTTGTAGTTCTGACATCATCAAAAGAAGAAGAGGATTTGATAAAGAGTTACCATTTGGGTGCCAATAGCTATGTATGTAAGCCCGTAAATATGGAGCAATTTACAATGGCTGTGCAGCAGTTGGGTCTCTACTGGCTAGTTTTAAATGAGTCGCTGACTTGA
- a CDS encoding OsmC family protein gives MVEMYGTYKGEKRCELTHGPSQIKINTDAPKDNKGKGEAFSPTDLMCAALGSCILTTMAIAIQKNDLPFDIKDAKFSATKEMQVDPRKISKLTVKIEMPAGIPENKRHFLERVGKNCPVRLSLDPTIEVIEEFIWN, from the coding sequence ATGGTTGAGATGTATGGAACATATAAAGGCGAAAAGCGATGCGAACTTACTCACGGTCCTTCGCAAATAAAAATCAATACGGACGCTCCAAAAGACAATAAAGGAAAAGGCGAAGCATTCTCACCGACAGACTTGATGTGCGCAGCCCTTGGAAGTTGCATCCTTACCACCATGGCAATTGCTATACAAAAAAACGATCTTCCCTTTGATATCAAAGATGCAAAGTTTTCGGCGACCAAAGAAATGCAAGTGGATCCCAGAAAGATTTCAAAACTCACCGTAAAAATCGAAATGCCCGCAGGCATTCCGGAAAACAAAAGACATTTTTTAGAAAGAGTTGGAAAGAATTGTCCGGTAAGACTCAGCCTCGATCCAACGATTGAAGTTATCGAAGAGTTTATTTGGAATTAA
- a CDS encoding DUF1415 domain-containing protein — protein MSNSETPEIVISKTKEWLEKAVIGLNLCPFARNVYVKNQIRFVVSAASNEDDLLRELIIEMKHLNQTDVSITDTTLLIHPEVLQNFLDYNQFLDVVESALVALDLEGTLQVASFHPQYQFAGTSADDISNFTNRSPYPILHLLREESISKAVDSYPDAESVPDKNIDTMNKLGMLGWKKLNIPSRT, from the coding sequence ATGAGTAATTCTGAAACACCAGAAATCGTAATCTCGAAAACCAAAGAATGGTTAGAAAAGGCAGTTATAGGTTTAAATCTATGTCCTTTTGCTAGGAACGTTTATGTCAAAAACCAAATTCGTTTCGTGGTGAGTGCAGCCTCTAACGAAGATGATTTGCTGAGAGAACTTATTATTGAGATGAAGCATTTGAATCAAACAGATGTTTCAATAACAGATACGACTCTTCTTATTCATCCAGAAGTTCTTCAAAATTTTCTTGATTACAATCAATTTTTGGATGTCGTAGAGAGCGCTTTGGTAGCGTTGGATTTGGAAGGCACATTGCAAGTCGCAAGTTTCCATCCGCAATACCAGTTCGCAGGGACGAGCGCTGATGATATTTCGAATTTCACCAATAGATCTCCCTATCCAATCTTACATCTTTTACGTGAAGAGAGTATTTCAAAAGCTGTTGATTCATATCCAGATGCAGAAAGTGTTCCAGACAAAAATATCGATACTATGAATAAATTAGGAATGCTTGGTTGGAAAAAATTAAATATTCCCAGCAGAACTTGA
- a CDS encoding PAS domain S-box protein has protein sequence MTVLCVLVVIVLGLIAWDKDILFFKVLIGMSIVIILFVSFLVSKVNAHMIMLESTLDQPLEETFRLEPLGKETLQRHGWIEDLKRSVRLFYGLFEFAPDAIICVGENGKIHKINTQTEELFGYVREELLGKQIEILIPEKYRKGHVHHRMNYQKDSKVRPMGASGPSLMGLKKDGTEFPLAIKIGPVQFDGMNVTLAVIRDISAQKEAEQIIKNLNQELQMKVTDIEFANKELKSFSYSVSHDLRAPIRSMIAFSKGILEENESLSDEAKRKLNKVLAASERMGNLVDALLKLAQISRKELKLQDVNLGAIARLLMSEVITENPGLEIKTKILDESIVKGDPDLLSVMLKNLFANAVKFSSKREFIELEFGVVADPDKNIYYVKDNGVGFEMQYAKNLFQDFERLHHANEFEGTGIGLSSARRIVEKHGGKIWAESKPDEGAIFYFQI, from the coding sequence ATGACGGTGCTATGTGTCTTGGTTGTTATTGTATTGGGTTTAATTGCTTGGGACAAGGATATTCTTTTTTTCAAAGTTTTGATTGGAATGTCTATCGTGATAATTCTTTTCGTTAGTTTTCTTGTTTCTAAAGTAAATGCACATATGATCATGCTTGAAAGTACTTTGGATCAGCCCCTCGAAGAAACATTCAGATTAGAACCTTTAGGTAAAGAAACTCTTCAAAGGCACGGATGGATTGAGGATTTAAAAAGAAGTGTGCGATTATTTTACGGACTATTTGAGTTTGCGCCAGATGCAATTATTTGTGTGGGTGAAAATGGAAAAATACACAAGATCAATACGCAAACTGAGGAACTTTTTGGCTATGTACGCGAAGAGCTACTTGGCAAACAAATTGAAATTTTGATACCTGAAAAATATCGTAAAGGACATGTTCATCATAGGATGAATTATCAGAAAGATTCTAAGGTCAGGCCCATGGGAGCGAGCGGTCCCTCTCTTATGGGGCTAAAAAAAGACGGTACAGAGTTTCCGCTAGCCATTAAGATTGGTCCCGTTCAGTTTGATGGTATGAATGTAACCCTGGCTGTGATTAGAGATATATCTGCTCAGAAAGAAGCCGAGCAGATTATTAAAAATCTCAATCAGGAGTTGCAAATGAAGGTCACTGATATTGAGTTTGCCAATAAAGAGCTTAAGTCTTTTTCTTATTCAGTTTCCCATGATTTGAGAGCGCCCATAAGAAGTATGATTGCATTTTCAAAAGGAATTTTAGAGGAAAACGAAAGTCTTTCTGATGAAGCAAAAAGAAAACTGAATAAAGTTTTGGCTGCCTCTGAAAGAATGGGCAATTTAGTGGATGCTTTATTAAAGCTAGCCCAGATTTCTCGCAAGGAGCTAAAGCTTCAGGATGTGAATTTAGGAGCAATTGCAAGATTGCTAATGAGCGAAGTTATAACTGAAAATCCGGGGCTCGAAATAAAGACAAAAATTCTTGATGAATCCATCGTGAAAGGTGATCCGGATTTACTGTCTGTTATGTTAAAAAATTTATTTGCCAATGCCGTAAAATTTTCTTCGAAAAGAGAATTCATTGAGCTTGAGTTTGGTGTTGTGGCAGATCCTGATAAAAATATTTACTATGTTAAAGACAATGGAGTTGGGTTTGAAATGCAGTATGCTAAGAACCTATTCCAAGACTTTGAAAGACTCCATCATGCAAATGAGTTTGAAGGAACGGGAATTGGCTTGTCTTCGGCTAGGAGAATAGTAGAAAAACATGGTGGAAAAATCTGGGCCGAATCAAAACCAGACGAAGGTGCAATTTTTTATTTTCAAATATAA
- a CDS encoding LysR family transcriptional regulator, which translates to MSLSSIQLEAFSAVTQTLNFTKAAGMLHITQSALSQRILNLESELGTTLFIRDKSGIKLTEEAQELIKYCQFKNQCEDEFVSKLKSKDAKQIAGTLRVGGFSSVMRSIFLPAVSDLLSKNPLLKLQMLIREVYELFDLLKRSEIDFIIINSNIEREDIESVFLGYEENVLVQKKNYSGEKVYLDHDESDEVTFNYLKKFARKSKKIKRCYLDDTYGILEAVKLGLGYAVLPKHLIENEKNIEVINPQQILKIPVYLCFYRQPYYTKMHLSLVEKVVSAFKEILPTF; encoded by the coding sequence ATGTCTTTATCCTCAATACAACTGGAAGCGTTCTCTGCCGTTACGCAAACTTTGAATTTCACAAAGGCTGCGGGTATGCTTCATATTACCCAATCTGCGCTATCTCAGAGAATTCTCAATTTAGAATCGGAGTTGGGGACTACCTTATTTATTCGTGATAAATCAGGCATCAAATTAACAGAAGAAGCGCAAGAGTTGATAAAGTATTGTCAGTTTAAAAATCAATGCGAAGACGAATTTGTATCGAAACTTAAAAGCAAAGATGCAAAACAAATTGCGGGGACCCTGCGGGTCGGCGGCTTTTCATCCGTGATGAGATCAATTTTTTTACCGGCGGTCTCAGACCTTCTTTCTAAGAATCCTCTTCTAAAATTACAAATGTTGATTCGCGAAGTGTATGAATTATTTGATCTACTCAAGAGAAGCGAAATAGATTTCATAATCATCAACTCCAATATAGAAAGGGAAGATATAGAAAGTGTTTTTCTGGGATATGAGGAAAATGTATTGGTACAGAAAAAGAACTATTCAGGAGAAAAAGTTTATCTGGATCATGATGAAAGCGACGAGGTTACTTTCAATTATTTGAAAAAATTTGCAAGAAAAAGTAAAAAAATCAAAAGATGTTATTTGGACGACACCTACGGAATATTAGAAGCCGTCAAACTAGGACTTGGTTACGCCGTTTTGCCGAAACATTTAATCGAAAACGAAAAAAACATTGAGGTCATAAATCCTCAGCAGATCTTAAAAATACCTGTCTATCTTTGTTTTTATAGACAACCTTATTACACCAAAATGCATCTTTCGTTGGTAGAGAAGGTGGTTTCTGCTTTCAAAGAAATTTTACCTACTTTCTAG
- a CDS encoding response regulator, giving the protein MIPSKTPAQSHKFKIMIIEDSPTTLKLYKKEIAEKYDVDYFQDARSALSHYENTKYDLVITDLMLPLKSGEALIFDIKYSNPTQKIAVISGSPDSLQLKEYDNIQVFEKPAKICEIISCTLLGRTRPDSKTDTIQRRKHKRFHVSLDAVLLVSNEKISINVTNVSLGGLLIKGGLPSSIHDESIPITLSILNQNLSLNVKRCWQKDGVGTGVKFQSLGHSEYSLLELFLESLRADNDT; this is encoded by the coding sequence ATGATACCATCAAAAACGCCTGCCCAAAGCCACAAATTCAAAATCATGATTATAGAGGACAGTCCTACAACGTTAAAATTATACAAAAAAGAAATCGCAGAAAAATACGACGTTGATTACTTTCAAGATGCCAGGTCTGCACTTTCACACTACGAGAATACGAAGTATGACCTTGTTATAACAGATTTAATGCTGCCTCTTAAAAGCGGAGAAGCTCTTATATTTGATATAAAATACTCCAACCCAACACAAAAAATTGCCGTTATCTCAGGATCCCCTGATTCCCTACAGCTCAAAGAGTATGATAATATTCAAGTTTTTGAAAAGCCTGCGAAGATATGTGAAATCATCTCTTGCACTCTATTAGGTCGAACTCGACCTGACTCCAAAACAGATACGATTCAACGTAGAAAACATAAAAGATTTCATGTGAGTCTAGATGCTGTACTTTTGGTTTCAAATGAGAAAATATCTATAAATGTAACGAATGTGAGTTTAGGAGGATTGCTTATTAAAGGAGGATTACCCAGCTCCATTCACGATGAGTCTATTCCTATTACTCTTTCAATCCTAAATCAGAATCTTTCCCTGAACGTTAAAAGATGTTGGCAAAAAGATGGCGTTGGTACAGGAGTTAAGTTTCAAAGCTTAGGACACTCTGAGTATTCTCTATTGGAATTATTTTTAGAGTCATTAAGAGCGGACAATGACACCTAA
- a CDS encoding helix-turn-helix transcriptional regulator — METMGKRLNRLRIKRGLSLKQVAEQLNISASTYRDWEYGKAIQGEPYMDLAKVLNIGIVELMTGSRSQNQDLIRAIQSLDKIVSDIKTIALSME, encoded by the coding sequence ATGGAAACAATGGGGAAGAGATTAAATAGATTAAGAATAAAAAGAGGGCTCAGTCTCAAGCAGGTCGCTGAACAATTGAATATTTCGGCTTCTACCTATAGAGACTGGGAATATGGAAAAGCAATACAAGGAGAACCTTATATGGATCTAGCAAAAGTTTTAAACATAGGAATAGTCGAGCTGATGACCGGAAGTCGCAGTCAGAACCAAGATCTAATAAGGGCTATCCAAAGCTTGGATAAGATTGTAAGCGATATAAAAACAATTGCTCTATCGATGGAATGA
- a CDS encoding SAM-dependent methyltransferase, whose protein sequence is MKKPLEEMRDDQSIELLKELHILTRDGKINQDSRRKLKQVYHLYNFIEPLLFDLQKNNAKLTLVDHGAGKSYLGFIIYDLFYKAILEGQIYCIETRDELIKKSLELQTKLGFERMSFLNVSVADSTTSDKIPEKVDIVTALHACDTATDDAIDFALAKSAKHLVLVPCCQAEVAKHLRENKSKHLASPLAEIWRHPIHTREFGSHITNVLRCLRLEAHGYKVTATELVGFEHSMKNELIVATKIENPRKRQADRLKWILEELHLTELEKRFSSSAGNI, encoded by the coding sequence ATGAAAAAACCTTTAGAAGAAATGCGAGATGATCAATCCATTGAGTTGCTTAAAGAGCTACACATTCTCACTCGAGATGGCAAAATCAATCAAGACAGTAGGCGAAAACTAAAACAGGTTTATCATCTTTATAATTTTATTGAACCCCTACTTTTTGACTTACAAAAAAATAATGCAAAACTCACCCTTGTGGACCATGGTGCCGGTAAATCTTATTTGGGATTTATTATTTACGATCTGTTTTACAAAGCCATTTTGGAAGGACAAATCTATTGCATTGAAACGCGAGACGAACTCATTAAGAAATCTCTTGAGCTCCAAACGAAATTGGGATTTGAGAGAATGTCCTTTTTAAATGTTTCTGTCGCCGACTCTACCACTTCTGATAAAATTCCTGAAAAGGTAGATATCGTTACAGCTCTTCATGCCTGTGATACAGCAACCGATGATGCTATTGATTTTGCCTTAGCTAAGAGCGCGAAGCACCTAGTCCTTGTCCCCTGCTGTCAAGCTGAAGTGGCAAAGCATTTACGTGAAAACAAATCCAAACACCTTGCAAGTCCCCTTGCCGAAATCTGGAGACACCCTATCCATACACGTGAATTTGGAAGTCATATTACCAATGTACTTCGTTGCCTAAGATTAGAAGCTCACGGCTATAAAGTCACCGCAACCGAGCTCGTAGGCTTTGAGCATTCCATGAAAAATGAATTGATCGTTGCCACAAAAATTGAAAATCCACGGAAACGCCAAGCCGATAGACTCAAGTGGATCCTAGAGGAACTCCACCTTACAGAGCTCGAAAAGCGCTTTTCAAGTTCTGCTGGGAATATTTAA
- a CDS encoding ATP-binding protein: MTPKSPLEVATEDLENLTRFISHDLRSPIRSIIGFSNLLLDQSPQAFDDSAISNIKTNIKKIIGIAQRTQLLIDSMLTYTRLSERKLQVCELDLTGICTEICSSIVSNRKNIHSKPIDILITPNLKAQGDKTLITVMLENLIDNAIKFASKNETVKIQIGSTTTPKGNAFFIQDNGVGFDMAHAQYLFTPFELLHNQEKYSGIGMGLPISKKIIDLHDGAIWFDSKVNSGTTFYFQI, translated from the coding sequence ATGACACCTAAGTCTCCCTTGGAAGTTGCAACGGAGGATTTAGAAAATCTAACTCGCTTCATATCCCATGACTTACGTTCACCAATTCGAAGTATCATAGGGTTCAGCAACCTGCTCTTGGACCAGTCCCCGCAAGCCTTTGATGACTCTGCTATATCTAATATTAAAACTAACATTAAAAAAATCATTGGAATTGCCCAACGTACACAGCTACTTATCGACAGTATGTTGACCTATACTCGCTTGAGCGAAAGAAAACTTCAAGTTTGTGAATTGGACTTAACAGGAATCTGTACAGAAATTTGTTCAAGCATCGTGAGTAATAGAAAAAATATTCATTCTAAGCCAATTGATATCCTTATAACACCAAACCTCAAAGCCCAGGGCGATAAAACTCTTATTACTGTTATGCTGGAAAACCTAATAGATAACGCTATTAAATTTGCATCAAAAAATGAAACTGTGAAAATTCAAATTGGCTCTACTACAACACCTAAAGGAAATGCCTTTTTTATTCAAGACAACGGCGTGGGATTTGATATGGCCCATGCACAGTATTTATTCACACCCTTTGAACTCTTGCACAATCAAGAGAAATACAGTGGCATTGGAATGGGTTTACCTATTTCAAAAAAAATTATTGATTTGCACGATGGTGCTATTTGGTTTGATTCAAAAGTAAATTCAGGAACTACTTTTTATTTTCAGATTTAG
- a CDS encoding cold-shock protein, which translates to MQTGKVKFFNAGKGFGFITPDDGGKDVFVHANDIGGIQLNEGDKVQFEIGQGKKGPQANNVKVVN; encoded by the coding sequence ATGCAAACAGGTAAAGTGAAGTTTTTTAATGCAGGTAAAGGTTTCGGATTTATTACGCCAGACGACGGTGGTAAAGACGTTTTTGTTCACGCTAACGACATCGGCGGGATTCAACTTAATGAAGGCGATAAAGTTCAGTTCGAAATTGGCCAAGGCAAAAAAGGCCCACAAGCTAATAACGTAAAAGTTGTTAACTAA
- a CDS encoding phospholipase A2 — translation MKIAAALFVLNFVSTFVFAAIPQSNEKQLENFCKNKNGTLTKIWTCPLSGKVRDGLFCELKDKSNNLQITNGCTGAYGLGQEFFKACVLHDFCYHNHGVLDGKTKAGCDDKFLNNMYSLCDQEADQSKNFSRNNCYVLAQQVFYKGVKYFGEDSWKCSNTNTEYPQSIEEIPSQSYMTSFARE, via the coding sequence ATGAAGATTGCAGCAGCGCTGTTTGTTTTAAATTTTGTTTCCACTTTTGTGTTTGCGGCAATTCCTCAATCAAATGAAAAACAATTAGAAAATTTCTGTAAAAACAAGAATGGTACTTTAACAAAGATATGGACTTGTCCGTTGTCTGGTAAAGTTCGTGATGGCCTTTTCTGTGAACTGAAAGACAAATCAAATAATTTACAAATCACCAATGGGTGCACTGGCGCTTATGGATTGGGTCAGGAGTTTTTTAAAGCCTGTGTCTTACATGATTTCTGCTACCACAATCATGGAGTATTAGATGGAAAAACAAAAGCTGGTTGCGACGATAAGTTTTTAAATAATATGTATTCCCTATGCGATCAAGAAGCAGATCAATCAAAAAATTTCTCACGGAATAATTGTTATGTATTGGCGCAACAAGTTTTCTATAAAGGAGTAAAATATTTTGGAGAAGACAGCTGGAAATGCTCTAATACGAACACCGAATACCCTCAGTCGATTGAAGAAATTCCGTCTCAAAGTTATATGACGAGCTTCGCTCGGGAATAA
- a CDS encoding class I SAM-dependent methyltransferase has translation MGKYMIFYSVLKSLWHCFFVKKLDRKDNNKQSFWPTFVAVVIIAFYGHKADAMTCAQLFTAEKGEILQLSTKTVSELVERYFSFKESYDQREDKLREDIDTLYQMPEYQRTMQNREQLIDQFYKSERAYTEALQNALVSRPSHERIAYLKGLNREALIKHAALLDFLFGLKIKEMDENLKAELESENYLDQIKLQKKYGDEEIWYAPGAGQQTPWFALLEVVDAMNLKPGQLVSDFGSGIGRLGLLIGFLRPDVNFVGLEIVGERVKYANQAAAALGFDNVKFHTVNLSDAKLHLPPADHIYMFNPTNSKTSEIVTQKLVQLSKTKKFRVYLLTGLQSSSFRDFFKLVEAKNLNIYERRSDH, from the coding sequence TTGGGTAAATACATGATATTTTATTCGGTGTTAAAGTCATTATGGCATTGTTTTTTCGTAAAAAAATTAGACAGGAAAGACAATAATAAGCAGAGTTTTTGGCCAACTTTTGTAGCCGTTGTCATTATAGCTTTTTATGGCCATAAAGCCGATGCCATGACTTGTGCTCAGCTTTTTACAGCGGAGAAAGGAGAGATTCTTCAACTCTCAACAAAAACAGTATCAGAATTAGTTGAAAGATATTTCTCTTTCAAAGAAAGTTACGATCAGCGTGAAGATAAACTCCGTGAAGATATAGATACTTTATACCAAATGCCCGAGTATCAGAGAACAATGCAGAACAGAGAGCAACTTATAGACCAGTTCTATAAAAGTGAACGTGCTTATACAGAGGCTTTACAAAATGCTTTGGTTTCACGTCCAAGTCATGAACGAATCGCTTATTTAAAGGGGCTTAATCGAGAGGCTTTGATAAAGCATGCAGCATTATTGGATTTTCTTTTTGGATTAAAGATTAAAGAAATGGATGAAAACCTAAAGGCAGAACTTGAATCAGAAAACTATCTTGATCAGATTAAGCTCCAAAAAAAATATGGTGATGAAGAGATATGGTATGCACCAGGAGCTGGCCAGCAAACCCCGTGGTTTGCTCTATTGGAAGTGGTGGATGCCATGAATTTAAAGCCAGGGCAATTGGTCAGTGATTTTGGATCAGGAATTGGTCGTCTGGGATTATTGATTGGTTTCTTGCGTCCAGATGTGAATTTTGTAGGACTTGAAATTGTTGGCGAGCGCGTGAAATATGCAAACCAGGCAGCAGCCGCACTTGGTTTTGATAACGTCAAGTTTCACACTGTAAATTTATCAGATGCAAAGCTTCATTTGCCCCCAGCGGATCACATATACATGTTTAACCCAACAAATTCAAAAACCAGCGAAATCGTCACACAAAAGCTTGTTCAATTATCCAAAACAAAAAAATTTCGCGTTTATCTTTTAACAGGCCTGCAATCCAGTTCCTTTAGAGATTTTTTCAAGCTGGTCGAAGCAAAAAACCTCAATATATATGAACGCCGATCAGACCATTAA